One genomic region from Paramormyrops kingsleyae isolate MSU_618 chromosome 24, PKINGS_0.4, whole genome shotgun sequence encodes:
- the LOC140582479 gene encoding ADAMTS-like protein 2, producing MSHCIPGISTSYVLCVRYDGQEVDDSYCDSMTRPEPMHEFCTGKECPPRWETSQWSECSRTCGEGHQFRSVRCWRMMAPGFDSSVYDDLCRAAELPKPMGRKVCQNRACGPQWEVSAWSECSARCGGRGVQIREVRCSMEAWLCNDSAHPEAERECEGPPCDRRWTVSDWGPCSGPCGEGRMTRSVVCKNSSGSVISDAQCDLDLKPLAVYPCGEQNCPAHWVEQEWEQCNATCGRGVKTRQVVCSGLENGMFKEFPKHACSTQRKPLVSSACFERPCSKWFTTSWSQCSKTCGSGVKVREVKCYQGEELGHSCDMALKPEARQACEVQACPTEAPVDEECQDKAKANCALVLKDAAGKVLDHWTIMSREEEIWPPRRKKARPSQCPHPKLTLTSGLSSRATTTLYINPVSAPMLGLPPNGLMLEQPGHRPRESSLPNLSDPNESSESKSEQAKSIVTSSFSSKMHRMRRMGSISRKGRVCCNACGKTFYDKGTQRIHYNAVHLKIKHRCTIEGCNMVFSSLRRPLCNQSPQRSNTPDKAQRGDGRWRRLVGHESPAELDVAGHIDDNLGLWFIEPGRKERIIPIWINAECGGATSKTSPRTEKLT from the exons atgtcccactgtatcccag GAATAAGCACATCGTATGTGCTGTGTGTCCGCTACGATGGACAGGAAGTCGATGACAGCTACTGCGATTCCATGACGCGACCGGAGCCAATGCATGAATTCTGCACCGGCAAGGAATGTCCACCAAG ATGGGAGACCAGCCAATGGAGTGAGTGCTCTCGCACCTGCGGTGAGGGCCACCAGTTCCGCTCGGTGCGCTGCTGGCGGATGATGGCGCCCGGCTTCGACAGCTCCGTCTATGACGACTTGTGCCGGGCCGCTGAGCTGCCCAAGCCCATGGGCCGTAAGGTGTGTCAGAACCGGGCCTGCGGTCCCCAGTGGGAGGTCTCCGCCTGGTCTGAG TGCTCTGCTCGCTGCGGCGGGAGAGGGGTGCAGATCCGTGAGGTGCGATGCTCCATGGAGGCGTGGCTGTGCAATGACTCCGCCCACCCGGAGGCAGAGAGGGAGTGCGAGGGCCCACCGTGTGACCGCAGGTGGACCGTGTCAGACTGGGGGCCA TGCTCGGGGCCCTGTGGAGAGGGCAGGATGACCCGCTCCGTGGTGTGCAAGAACAGCAGTGGCAGCGTCATTTCAGATGCGCAGTGCGACTTGGACCTCAAGCCCCTGGCGGTGTACCCATGTGGGGAACAGAACTGCCCCGCCCACTGGGTGGAACAAGAGTGGGAACAG TGCAACGCCACCTGTGGGCGGGGTGTAAAAACGCGGCAGGTAGTCTGCTCGGGTTTGGAAAACGGCATGTTCAAGGAGTTCCCTAAGCATGCTTGCAGCACTCAGCGCAAACCACTGGTGAGCTCGGCCTGCTTCGAGAGGCCCTGTTCCAAATGGTTCACCACATCGTGGTCCCAG TGCAGTAAGACATGCGGTAGCGGGGTGAAGGTGCGTGAGGTGAAGTGTTACCAGGGGGAGGAGCTGGGACACAGCTGTGACATGGCACTCAAACCCGAGGCCAGGCAGGCATGTGAGGTGCAGGCCTGCCCAACGGAGGCACCAG TGGACGAGGAGTGCCAGGACAAGGCAAAGGCGAACTGCGCTCTGGTGCTGAAG GATGCTGCAGGCAAGGTTCTGGACCACTGGACTATCATGTCCCGGGAGGAGGAGATCTGGCCACCTAGGAGAAAGAAGGCCAGGCCATCGCAGTGCCCTCATCCAAAACTGACTCTGACATCAGGACTTTCATCGAGAGCAACAACCACTCTC TACATCAACCCAGTGTCTGCCCCCATGCTGGGTCTGCCCCCAAATGGGCTCATGCTGGAGCAGCCAGGTCATAGGCCACGGGAGTCCAGTCTGCCAAACCTGAGTGACCCCAACGAGAGCAGTGAGTCAAAG AGTGAGCAAGCCAAGAGCATTGTTACCTCGTCCTTCTCCTCCAAGATGCACCGCATGCGGCGCATGGGTTCTATCTCCCGCAAGGGCAGAGTGTGCTGTAATGCATGCGGCAAGACCTTCTATGACAAGGGCACCCAGAGGATCCACTACAATGCTGTGCACCTGAAGATCAAGCACCGCTGCACTATCGAGGGCTGCAACATGGTGTTCAGCTCCCTGCGCAGGCCTCTGtgt AATCAGAGTCCACAGCGTAGTAATACTCCAGACAAAGCGCAGCGGGGCGATGGGCGCTGGCGGCGGTTGGTTGGCCACGAGTCACCAGCAGAGTTGGACGTTGCTGGTCATATTGATGACAACCTGGGGCTGTGGTtcatagagccaggcaggaaggagaggaTCATCCCCATATGG ATAAACGCAGAATGTGGTGGTGCCACTAGCAAGACATCACCAAGGACAGAGAAGTTGACATAA